Proteins encoded together in one Deltaproteobacteria bacterium window:
- the fliJ gene encoding flagellar export protein FliJ produces the protein MAAPFRLARVLGLRTRLRERAQEEMRAAAATLAAARERVAAARAAQAAVRGAEEGAAASGLTGAELARFRAYEQGMALSEAALVEDSARLADDLGRCRSALVERRREERQLERLRERAEERHRLAEEKAAAALLDDLARR, from the coding sequence ATGGCGGCCCCCTTCCGCCTGGCCCGCGTGCTCGGCCTGCGCACCCGGCTCCGCGAGCGGGCGCAAGAGGAGATGCGCGCGGCCGCCGCGACGCTCGCCGCCGCCCGTGAGCGCGTCGCCGCCGCGCGCGCCGCACAGGCAGCGGTGCGCGGCGCGGAGGAGGGGGCGGCCGCGTCCGGTCTCACCGGCGCCGAGCTCGCGCGCTTCCGGGCCTACGAGCAGGGCATGGCCCTCAGCGAGGCCGCGCTCGTCGAGGACAGCGCCCGCCTCGCGGACGACCTCGGCCGTTGCCGTAGCGCGCTCGTCGAGCGGCGGCGCGAGGAGCGGCAGCTCGAGCGGCTGCGCGAGCGGGCGGAGGAACGACATCGGCTGGCCGAGGAGAAGGCCGCGGCGGCGTTGCTGGACGATCTGGCACGGAGGTAG